The genomic DNA GTCGAACAGGTAGTTGAGACAGAAAGAGTAATTTTCGGGAATGCACCCGCCTGTCTCGGCCTTCCAATTATGTTGTGCTGTACGTCTTGCGTTGCCTTTTTAAATGTTTTGTTTTCTCGCAGTTTTTTAGTCTCTTTAAAGTAGTGAATTTAGAAAGCTTTATAAATATCTGTTCAGCCCGTCCCTTTCATGTTTGAAAACTACATATCCTCAACACTTGCACACCATCCCTCCATAGATGAAGTTCCCCCCACTCGATGGGAGTCAGCCAGTTTTGCCATAAAACTGCTCAATAACATTGCGAAATTAGTTGAAGCGGGTAATGCAGATGCTGCATGCTCTTACTCAACACTACTCTCTCGTTTTCTCGACTCCAAATATTCCGATCTTGACGCAGTAAGCAGATCATACGTACAAGACTGCCAAGAAAGTCTGATTGTAGCAGCACAAGGAGTTTATCTGAACGATCCTCAACACTTTCATCTCGGTTATGATGATGCCAAAACCAGTCTTACCATTTTAAACGAAGTTCTTGAAAGAAGACTCTTTGATCAATACTCAGGAAAAACATCCCACTAACACAACTCAATAGGCGTCACAACAGAACATCCCCTTCTCGCGTGAAATCGGTGTTCCCATAAGATCATTTAAGAGATCACCTATCAACGATGTTATTTATTTAGTTGCGTTTAGTCGCTTTTATTCAGTCACTTTTTTTCGCTTTTTCAACCGGGAATAACTAATTGAAAACCTATGCACACTATCACGCATAGACCGAAGTAAGAGCATCATCTCAGAGTTCTTATCAAAACGAAGCGGCTCATCTTCGTGAGGGATGAAAATCTCTTCATTCTTTTTTGCTAACGCAATAAGCGGGATCTGCAAGCCCAGTTGTTCAAGACTCCAAAGCGCAGCATTTAACTGTCCTTTCCCGCCATCAATAAGAATAAGATCGGGCATGCGAACATTCTCTTCACGAAGTCGAGAGTACCTTCGATACACTGCTTCTCGCATCGCAGCAAAATCATCTTGCTTATTCGTCTTAATCTCAAACCGCCGATAATTACTCCTATCTGGTTTAGCATCAACCCAACGGGTCATACCCGCAACAACCACTTCATCACCATAATTAGAAATATCAAAACACTCAATTATCCGAGGCACATCTGCAAGGTTGAGCGCTTCTTGAAGTTCCAAAAGCCTCTTATCCTCTTTTCTGATATTTGCTAACGCTAACTGCATAAGCCTCAACTTTTCTCCTCGTTGAGGCCGCGTAAGGGTCACCTTCGCACCTTTAATTCTCTGCAAATACTTCTCAATACTTGGATCTTCCACCTTCCTATTCACAATGATTTCCTGAGGAATGTAATTTTGAGAATAATACAGTTTGAGAAACGACTCAAAGACATCATCTTGCATTTCAAATCTGAAATCTTGCCTTTTACTTATCACACCCTTATTAACAGATAAGAGCGAAAAAACCGCAATAGTATCAAACTCCTCCATTACCACAACATCCTGGTCGAATCGTTTAAGCGTATCCACTGCTTGTTTTTCCTGCAAGTGCTCAATTGCTTCAATCTGTCTCTTCTTCTCCAACGCCTGCTCAAAAAGAAGCTTGTCCGAAGCTTGTTTCATCTCCAAACGCAATTTCTTAACAACGTCTTTGACATCTCCCCTAAGAAACGCCCTTGCACCTTCAACCTGCTGTGCATAGTCGCTTTGAGACACGCGTCCAATACAAGGAGCAGTACAAAGTCCGATGTGATAATTAAGACATGCTTTTTTAGGAAGCGTTCTGCACGTGCGTAATTTGAAGAGCTTAAGCGCTAATCTTCTCAATTCATTTCTTGCAGAACCATCAGTAAAGGGGCCAAAAAACTCACCTTTCTTATCAACGCTCCTCGTAGAGATGAGCCGAGGATATTGTTCATCAGTAAGTTTAAGATACGCATACGTTTTTGCATCTTTGAGTAGAACGTTATATTTTGGCTTGTGTTGTTTGATGAGTTTGTTTTCCAGAAGAAGCGCTTCTACTTCATTACCAACTACGATGTAATCAATATCAGCAATTTGAGAAACTAAGAATTGTGTTTTGGGTGTTTTAGGAGACCTGTCAAAGTACTGCCTAACCCTCTGCCTGAGTTTTTTTGCTTTACCTACATAGATAATGTTGCCCTCTTTATTCTTGAAAAGATAACAACCAGGCTCAAGAGGAATGTTTTTTAGAGGAATCATTGCGGTTAAAAATTCCTCGTACTATATAAAAACCACCGCGTAGGACGAAGTAACAGCTACAAAAGAGGTTTCAAAAACTTTGCAGTATGACTCTTCTTTACTTTGATAATGTCTTCAGGCGTTCCCTGTGCAACAATTTCTCCTCCACCTGTTCCGCCTTCCGGGCCAAGATCTATGATGTAATCACAGCACTTTACCACATCCAAATTATGTTCAATGACGTAGGCAGTGTTTCCCTTTTCAACAAGCCTATTAAGAACTGCTAAAAGCTTACGAGTATCTTCAAAGTGAAGGCCTGTTGTAGGCTCATCAAGAAGATACACCGTATTTCCTCGTTTATATTTTGCAAGTTCTCTTGTAAGTTTTATACGCTGACTCTCCCCTCCAGAAAGCGTTGTTGCGCTCTGTCCCAATTTAATGTAGCCAAGACCCACATCAAACAATGTTTCGATCTTTCTTCTCATAGAAGGGTGGTTTTCAAAAAAGGGAAGGGCCTCTTCTACCGTCATGTCCAAAACATCTGCGATGTTCTTTCCCTTATACGTTACTTCAAGTGTTTCTTTATTATACCGTTTGCCCTTGCAGTCCTCACACTCAACATAGACGTCAGGCAAGAAATTCATCTCAATCTTGATAAGTCCATCACCAGCACAGGTCTCACACCTGCCACCAGGAACATTAAAAGAAAACCTCCCCGGTTTATACCCTCTTTTCTTTGCTTCCTTGGTTTCAGAAAACAATTTTCTAATATCATCAAAAAGCTTCGTGTACGTTGCAGGATTAGAACGCGGCGTTTTACCAATAGGTTCTTGATCAATGACAATAACGTTTTGTATTGTTTGAGGCACTTTGAGTTTTTTGTGCTTACCAATTTTCGACTCTCTTGCACCAAAATATTTTTTCATTGCGGGAATGAGTGTTTGATTCATCAGCGTTGATTTTCCAGAACCTGAAACGCCGGTAATACCACAAAGAACGCCTGTGGGAAAGCGAACATCAATATTTTTAAGATTGTTTTCTGCGCAGCCTTTAAGTTCAATAAAGTCAAGAGGTTTTCTACGCGTCAGCGGAACTTCAATCTTCTGCCTCCCAGAAAGATACGCACCAGTAAGAGACTCTTTATTCTTCATGATTTGTTTTGGAGTTCCCTGAGCAACAATGTGGCCTCCGTGAACACCTGCGCCAGGACCAATATCTATGATGTGATCAGCAGATTTCATGGTGTCTTCATCATGCTCAACGACGATCAAAGTATTTCCAAGATCTCGCAACCTATGCAACGTATCAATGAGTTTCGCATTATCTCGTTGATGCAATCCAATACTTGGCTCATCAAGAATGTACAAAACACCCATCAAGTTAGAGCCAATCTGTGTTGCGAGTCTGATACGTTGAGCTTCCCCACCAGAAAGCGTCCTTGCAGACCTTGAAAGAGTAAGATATGATAGTCCCACGTTATTAAGAAAGCCCAACCTGTCAGTAATTTCCTTTAACACTTGTTTTGCAATAAACCTCTCTTTTTCAGAGAGTTTTAAGTTCTTGAAAAAGTCCAAAGAATCCTTAATGTTCATATCCGTCACATCAATAATGGACTTTCCATTAATCTTAACCGCGAGAATTTCATCCCGTAATCGTTTCCCTTTACATGTTTTACAGGGTTTTGTTGTCATAAGCTGTTCAAATTTCTCCCTGCGATAATTAGAATCCGTATCTCTCCACAAACGCATGGTCTGAGGGATAACTCCTTCCCAACCATTTTCCATATTCATAGAAGCACCATTACTCCACTTCGCTTTAATGGGCTTTGACGTACCATACAACAACACCTCTCTTTGCTTTTTAGTAAGCTCTCGTATAGGTGTGAATACCGTAAAGCCAAACTGTTTTCCCACTGCTTGAATCTGCTGACCCCTCCAAGAAAGATCCATCTTACCATAACAGGCAAGAGCGCCATCCATAACACTCAACGAATCATCAGGAATGAGCAAATCCTCATCAATAATCATATGCTCGCCAATGCCGTTACACGTAGGACAAGCACCAAAAGGCGAATTAAAAGAAAACATCTTCGGCTCAAGTTCTTTGAACACTACTTCGGGATGTTTAGGACAAGCACCAAAGGTGGAATAAATGTGCTCAGCGTTTTGACGCTCAATTTCTTTAAGCTTTGAGAAATCTTTTTTCGCATCAACAACCTTAACTGTGCCCTTTCCCTTGTGCACTGCTTGCTCCACAGCATCACTTATCCTAAGACGATTATCTTCAGAGATAACGATGCGATCAATAACTGCTTCAACCCAATGTTTTTCGTACCGTTCGAGCTTTGGTTTAAACTCATCAAGACGATACACCACACCATCAACGCGCACTCGCACATAACCTTCTTTTTTCAAATCCTCAAAGACTTTTTCATGAGTTCCTTTTTTTCCGTCAAGAATTGGTGCGAGGATAAGGACTTCCTTGCCCGTATCAGAGAGGATAAGATTCACAATGTTTTCTGCAGATTGCGGTTTAATTGCAGAACCGCACTTAGGACAATGCGCAGTACCAATACGTGCAAAAAGTAGTCTAAAATAATCATAGATCTCCGTAACCGTTCCAACCGTTGATCGCGGATTCTTACTCGTCGTCTTTTGCTCAATAGAAATTGCAGGACTAAGACCCTCAATAGAATCAATATCTGGTTTGCTCATCAATCCCAAGAACTGTCTTGCATACGCACTGAGTGATTCAACATACCTTCTCTGACCCTCAGCATAGATCGTATCAAACGCCAAGGTAGATTTTCCACTACCTGAAAGACCTGTAATAACAACTAGCTTATTTCGAGGAATGGTTACTGTGATGTTTTTAAGATTGTGTTCCCTTGCACCACGCACTACTAAATTCTTCTGCATAGTCTAAAAAAACGAAAAAAGGTTTAAGAAAGTTGTGATTAGTGAGAACTACACGTTGCAGTCACATCAAACATACAACTATTTTTTCTAAACTCCTTACAATATCCTAAACCTCTTTCTTGAGCCTCTCCAAGGTATCTCGTATCTCAATTGCCTTCTCAAAATCTAATTCATCAGCAGCGCGTCTCATCTGCGCTTCAAGATCTGCAATTTTTTTCACAATATCATCATAGGCCATGTGCTTGACACCTTTGATCTCACGTCCCTTCTGCGCAACTTTCTTACGAATTGTAGTTGGTGTTATGCCATGTTTCTTGTTGAACGCTATTTGCGCCCTGCGACGTGCATGTGTTTTTGAAATTGCAGCTTCCATTGACTTTGTTATGGTATCTGCGTACATAATGACGTGGCCGTTTTCATTACGCGCAGCTCTTCCAATCGTTTGAATAAGTGAGGTCTCATTACGCAAGTATCCTTCTTTATCCGCGTCAAGAATAGCAACCAATGACACTTCCGGAAGGTCCAGTCCTTCACGCAACAGATTAATTCCTACAAGGACGTCAAACTCACCTGCACGCAACTGTCTGATCAGCTCAATCCTATCAAGGCTATCAATATCTGAGTGCATATAACGAACGGAAATATCTTGTTGGGAGAGGTAATTCGTTAAATCTTCTGCCATGCGTTTTGTGAGTGTTGTTATCAACACACGCTCATCTTGATCTACTCTCTTCTTAATTTCTTTAATCAAATCAGGAATTTGGTTCTTCGTAGGACGAACCTCTACTTGAGGATCAAGAAGTCCTGTGGGCCGAATAATAAGCTCAACAACTTGGCCTGAATGTTCTAGTTCATACGGACCAGGAGTTGCTGAGACAAACAACACCCGACGAAAATACTTTTCAAACTCCTCAAACTTAAGCGGACGGTTATCAAGAGCAGAAGGGAGCCTAAACCCAAAATCAACAAGGTTTTTCTTACGTGAGTAATCTCCTTTGTACATGCCATGTGCTTGAGGTATTGTTTGGTGTGATTCGTCAATGATGAGCAAGAAATCCTCCGGAAAATAATCAAGAAGCGTAAACGGAGGCTCACCTGGTTTGCGCGATTCAAAGTGGCGAGAATAATTCTCAATACCCGAACAATACCCCATCTCCTCAATCATCTCAAGATCATAGTTCGTTCTTTTCTCCAAACGCTGCCGTTCAAGTTCAGGAAGCTCTGGCAATCTTTTGTGAAGTTCAGCTCTGATACTCTCAATGGCCTTTTTTTGTTTTTCTTCAACCACGACGAATTGCTTTGCAGGAAATATCTTAATAGCATCAAGATGTGTGATGACATCACCTGTTACGTGATCAACTTCTTGCAAGCGTTCAATCTCATCACCAAAGAGTTCAATACGAATAATCTCTTCATCGTAAGCGGGAATAACCTCAATAACATCTCCGCGTACCCTAAACTTTCCAGGTTCAAGTGCGTCACGCGTACGCTCATACTGCATCTCCACAAGATGTGTAATCAGATCATCACGCTTAATAGCATCAAGCTTCTTGAGTTGCAACGAGAGTTGAGCAAAATCCTGCGGATCCGTAAGACCATAAATACAGGAAATAGATGCGACCACAATAACGTCATCACGCGCAAGCAAAGACGCAGTTGCCTTAAGGCGCATTTTCTCAATCTGCTCATTTACTGTTGATTCTTTTTCAATATAGGTATCAGATGAAGGAAGATATGATTCTGGCTGATAATAATCATAGTACGAAATGAAATACTCCACCTTGTTTTCTGGAAATAATTCTTTGAGCTCTTGGTAGAGTTGAGCTGCAAGTGTTTTATTATGTGCTAAAACTAGTGTAGGGCGCTGAACTTTTTCAATGACATTTGCCATAACAAATGTCTTTCCCGAACCCGTAATACCTAGAAGGGTTTGCTTAGGATATTTCTTAAAACCTTCAACAACTTTCTTGATTGCTTCTGGCTGGCCTCCTGCGGGCTTGTATTCAGATCTAAGATGGAATTTCACTAATTTACAAAAAAATTGGCCGTTTAAATACTTTTCAATATCGCCTGAGAAAAACTTATAAACTATAGATATCTATAGATATCTATGGCTCTCACGAGTATTCAAGTCAGCAAAAGCCTTGTCGAAGAACTCAAGAAAAGAAAGATGCATCCTAATGAATCCTATGAAGAGGTCATCTGGGATGCATTGGAAGATTCTCTTGAACTTTCAGAAGAGACAAAACGACGGGTCAAATTAGCTGAGGCAGATATCAAGGCAGGTAGAGTATACACTCTTGAACAAGTCAAGAAAGAACTAGGTCTGTAAATGTTTGATCTTATCTTTACCGCACAGGCAAAGAAATTCTTAAAGAAACTTGACAAGAGTGAGAGTGCACGTATCATCGCAACGCTTGAACGGTGCAGAGTACGACCTCATGCATATGCAAAAAAACTTGTCGCATCTCCTTATTTCAGGATCCGTGCAGGAGGGTATAGGATCATTGTCGACATCAGTTCAGGCGATCTAATCATTCTTGTTATTGAGATCGATCACAGGAGAAGAGTTTACAAATGATTACTCCCTTGCAATATTATATCTCTCCCTTGCTTCTTCTTCAATAAGTTTGAGATCAAGACCGCAGTCGTTCTTCGGATGAATGAGGCGAGTTTCCCAACGATTGTTGCGTGTACCAATAGAGGTCTCTTCATATTCACGCAACACCCCTACAACATCCTTTCCATCAAGATGCACAAAGACATCTGAAGAGCTTGGCGTTACTTTCGATTCAACTTCTCCTCGATTGAGTTCGTTAATAAGACTCGCAGTCACTATTTCTAAGGATGCTTCAGCAAATTCACCAAAACCACCATATCCTGCAATGTAAATAGGTGCAGCCATTTGCTCTTCTCTTCGACGAGTACAACCCGCCCACACAACATAGGGCATTGCCAAGACATCACCCGATCTGCTCTTAAGAGGGTGTTGTGCAAGAGCAATGCTTTCACGAAACTGAGTTTCTTGCTGAGGGCTCATATTCCTCAAAGATGCTTGCTCATGAACATAACGAGAAGGATTTGCCACAAGAACACTAAGGGCAGAAGCAAGCCGATTGCGAGCACCATATTTCTCAACCGTCTGAGGTGAATAGGCCTTATAGATAGCTTCTGCTTGAATATGCTTAGTTCTTGTAATCTTTGTACGATCTTCTCTTCTTGAATACAACCACTCATTGTTAAGTATTCTCAATGCGGTTTTAATCATCTCTCCCAGCGGAAGAAACACACCTCTGCTCATTGCATTCTCATAAAGAAGGGTCACACCATCATCTTGCATTTCTTCACGAACAGCCTGTCTAAAATCCTTTGAAGGAACTTCTTCACGAAC from Candidatus Woesearchaeota archaeon includes the following:
- the uvrC gene encoding excinuclease ABC subunit UvrC, which produces MIPLKNIPLEPGCYLFKNKEGNIIYVGKAKKLRQRVRQYFDRSPKTPKTQFLVSQIADIDYIVVGNEVEALLLENKLIKQHKPKYNVLLKDAKTYAYLKLTDEQYPRLISTRSVDKKGEFFGPFTDGSARNELRRLALKLFKLRTCRTLPKKACLNYHIGLCTAPCIGRVSQSDYAQQVEGARAFLRGDVKDVVKKLRLEMKQASDKLLFEQALEKKRQIEAIEHLQEKQAVDTLKRFDQDVVVMEEFDTIAVFSLLSVNKGVISKRQDFRFEMQDDVFESFLKLYYSQNYIPQEIIVNRKVEDPSIEKYLQRIKGAKVTLTRPQRGEKLRLMQLALANIRKEDKRLLELQEALNLADVPRIIECFDISNYGDEVVVAGMTRWVDAKPDRSNYRRFEIKTNKQDDFAAMREAVYRRYSRLREENVRMPDLILIDGGKGQLNAALWSLEQLGLQIPLIALAKKNEEIFIPHEDEPLRFDKNSEMMLLLRSMRDSVHRFSISYSRLKKRKKVTE
- the uvrA gene encoding excinuclease ABC subunit UvrA, encoding MQKNLVVRGAREHNLKNITVTIPRNKLVVITGLSGSGKSTLAFDTIYAEGQRRYVESLSAYARQFLGLMSKPDIDSIEGLSPAISIEQKTTSKNPRSTVGTVTEIYDYFRLLFARIGTAHCPKCGSAIKPQSAENIVNLILSDTGKEVLILAPILDGKKGTHEKVFEDLKKEGYVRVRVDGVVYRLDEFKPKLERYEKHWVEAVIDRIVISEDNRLRISDAVEQAVHKGKGTVKVVDAKKDFSKLKEIERQNAEHIYSTFGACPKHPEVVFKELEPKMFSFNSPFGACPTCNGIGEHMIIDEDLLIPDDSLSVMDGALACYGKMDLSWRGQQIQAVGKQFGFTVFTPIRELTKKQREVLLYGTSKPIKAKWSNGASMNMENGWEGVIPQTMRLWRDTDSNYRREKFEQLMTTKPCKTCKGKRLRDEILAVKINGKSIIDVTDMNIKDSLDFFKNLKLSEKERFIAKQVLKEITDRLGFLNNVGLSYLTLSRSARTLSGGEAQRIRLATQIGSNLMGVLYILDEPSIGLHQRDNAKLIDTLHRLRDLGNTLIVVEHDEDTMKSADHIIDIGPGAGVHGGHIVAQGTPKQIMKNKESLTGAYLSGRQKIEVPLTRRKPLDFIELKGCAENNLKNIDVRFPTGVLCGITGVSGSGKSTLMNQTLIPAMKKYFGARESKIGKHKKLKVPQTIQNVIVIDQEPIGKTPRSNPATYTKLFDDIRKLFSETKEAKKRGYKPGRFSFNVPGGRCETCAGDGLIKIEMNFLPDVYVECEDCKGKRYNKETLEVTYKGKNIADVLDMTVEEALPFFENHPSMRRKIETLFDVGLGYIKLGQSATTLSGGESQRIKLTRELAKYKRGNTVYLLDEPTTGLHFEDTRKLLAVLNRLVEKGNTAYVIEHNLDVVKCCDYIIDLGPEGGTGGGEIVAQGTPEDIIKVKKSHTAKFLKPLL
- the uvrB gene encoding excinuclease ABC subunit UvrB; its protein translation is MEKYLNGQFFCKLVKFHLRSEYKPAGGQPEAIKKVVEGFKKYPKQTLLGITGSGKTFVMANVIEKVQRPTLVLAHNKTLAAQLYQELKELFPENKVEYFISYYDYYQPESYLPSSDTYIEKESTVNEQIEKMRLKATASLLARDDVIVVASISCIYGLTDPQDFAQLSLQLKKLDAIKRDDLITHLVEMQYERTRDALEPGKFRVRGDVIEVIPAYDEEIIRIELFGDEIERLQEVDHVTGDVITHLDAIKIFPAKQFVVVEEKQKKAIESIRAELHKRLPELPELERQRLEKRTNYDLEMIEEMGYCSGIENYSRHFESRKPGEPPFTLLDYFPEDFLLIIDESHQTIPQAHGMYKGDYSRKKNLVDFGFRLPSALDNRPLKFEEFEKYFRRVLFVSATPGPYELEHSGQVVELIIRPTGLLDPQVEVRPTKNQIPDLIKEIKKRVDQDERVLITTLTKRMAEDLTNYLSQQDISVRYMHSDIDSLDRIELIRQLRAGEFDVLVGINLLREGLDLPEVSLVAILDADKEGYLRNETSLIQTIGRAARNENGHVIMYADTITKSMEAAISKTHARRRAQIAFNKKHGITPTTIRKKVAQKGREIKGVKHMAYDDIVKKIADLEAQMRRAADELDFEKAIEIRDTLERLKKEV
- a CDS encoding type II toxin-antitoxin system RelE/ParE family toxin; the protein is MFDLIFTAQAKKFLKKLDKSESARIIATLERCRVRPHAYAKKLVASPYFRIRAGGYRIIVDISSGDLIILVIEIDHRRRVYK